From Syntrophus gentianae:
GGAAGAAGCGAATCCGTTCCTCACGGTTCTGCTGTTTATGACGGGTTGTTTTTTAGTGGGAATCGCTTCCTTGGGGCGGCTGTGGTGTACGTTGTACATCTCCGGGTATAAGACAAAAAAGCTGGTGACGGAGGGACCCTATTCCATCTGTCGGAATCCTCTTTATTTCTTCAGTTTTCTCGGTGCGGTCGGTGTGGGCTGTGCGACGGAAACCGTTACAATGCCCATCTTTGCCATCTTGATTTTCGCTTTGTATTACCCTTTCGTCATCAAAAGCGAAGAAAGGGACCTGCGAAAAAGACACGGGGAAGCCTTTGCGTCCTATTTGCGCTCTACTCCGGCGTTCTTCCCGAAATATTCGCTCCTCAAAGAACCGCAGCAATATCTTGTGGCACCAAAATTGTTTAAAAAGCATATCTTCGATGCCCTCTGGTTTATCTGGCTTTTGGGAATTCTGGAATTGTTGGAAGCGCTTCATGAATTGAATGTGCTTCCGGTATGGATCAAATTATATTAAGAGTTCCTCGTCATGAGAAAAACGCTTAAATTGCAGTTACCCATAGCCGCCCTGACGGTGGCCATATTGACCCTCATTGCCGTCGCCGTTCATTATGATGACGAACCTTTGAAGCATTTCACCCGCTCTTTCGAAAAACAGAAAACCTTCTCATCCTGTCCGACCTTGAATATCAAGACGCCTTTATCGATGCCCTTTCTGGGCCCGTTGGGGATGCGATTCCATGTCAGTATCTCCTCATGCAGAGGAACCTTAAGCGCTTATTTCCCAAATCCCCTGTTGATCTTTTTTCTACCGCTATTTCCCTATCGCGGACCGCCCACCGCTATCCCCTCCTGAATTCACGATTAAACCGCTTCAGCTTTCAGAATTTCCAGATTTATCAAGATTTTTCCGGAATGGGGTAACCCGTTCCCAATTTTATACTACGCTATCGCAGGAGGTTCTGCAGACGGGAGAAGATGCACCAGAACAAATCCCGATCAGAGTATAGATGCTTGAAACATTAGCCGAAAAATTAATGGAATTCGATCTTCGGGGAAGTTGATGGATAGAACTGAAAGATTTGGCATGGCGGACCGCATCATCACCATCGGGTTCCTGATCAATGCGGTCCTGATGGTTATGAAACTTCTGGCCGGTTATTTCGGCAGTTCGGAAGCCGTTCTTGCAGACGGCATGGAAAGCGCTTGTGATTTTGCGGCCATGCTTGTTACCATGATCGCGCTCAAAATCGGCCGTAAACCCTTTGACGAGGATCATCCCTATGGTCACGGCAAGGCGGAAAGTCTATCCGCGATGCTGGTTTCTCTCGGCATTTTTGCCACGGGCGGTGTGATCCTCTTTAATGCAGGCCGGACGATTTTAGCGGGGACCTGTCTGAAGCCGCACGGGATCGCTGTTGTGGCGGCCCTGGTAACGATTCTTGCCAAAGAGACCCTGTTCCGTTATACACGACGGATAGCCCAAAAGCTGGAAAGTCCGGCGGTGGATTCCATTGCA
This genomic window contains:
- a CDS encoding methyltransferase family protein, whose product is MVSSIEKYRIPVTWIFAIALSALLLFSESRLEEANPFLTVLLFMTGCFLVGIASLGRLWCTLYISGYKTKKLVTEGPYSICRNPLYFFSFLGAVGVGCATETVTMPIFAILIFALYYPFVIKSEERDLRKRHGEAFASYLRSTPAFFPKYSLLKEPQQYLVAPKLFKKHIFDALWFIWLLGILELLEALHELNVLPVWIKLY
- a CDS encoding cation diffusion facilitator family transporter; the protein is MDRTERFGMADRIITIGFLINAVLMVMKLLAGYFGSSEAVLADGMESACDFAAMLVTMIALKIGRKPFDEDHPYGHGKAESLSAMLVSLGIFATGGVILFNAGRTILAGTCLKPHGIAVVAALVTILAKETLFRYTRRIAQKLESPAVDSIAKDHRKDALSSVATLIGVGGAYWGLSVMDPLAAGLTAFFIFYIGWETFHNAAHDLMDGQPPREIIGDIKAIIDKIPQVECVHEVRCRRSGQYLIVNIKLEMDPQMTVKQSHEVTVIIKKCLFEEFPNVGDVMIHVNPHEPDAEHHDLIRL